The Kordia sp. SMS9 genome window below encodes:
- a CDS encoding PASTA domain-containing protein, protein MAVNIQSIQFQHILFDVNDKPVKTAKVQIQFYNVYLKSWLAFTDDLIVSSGKLVHALKIPSRISTTNQTIRVVREVLKSGGTPSFRIISATSQSGLPEVIATTFTATIEGDSKLNIDFGKSWLLDPKAYIKKIDHLIIATQVPVFELSNTIRIMEEEKDNAVAQVTGLNTTITSLADERDSLLSQLSIVQNDFETRNQQVADLNNSLQTISANLANEQALRETLEVDKNNLEAELAAQREQMEGLEMAEVGGANYQNMYDDLQEEVSNISIERDDLQLQISDITIERDDLIQQVSDISIERDNLQIQVSDISIERDNLQIQVSNLTTEKDNLALEKVSFLASISQLQTAVQQEKARVTAKETELQNQQTLVNNLQVENGKLQEQLAEAQDFSITDHPNKLSASKVYSSIVNDVVKAEEELVNSRYKLSNISLNLKTTVEKGPEGTIFGLLDYESAKDVNSAAISDISLDIVPSDTLATNVSQKMPNILGLTETAVRKVLLNYGLQLDAVYHATEDKNLIAGQAFKQSPAPDTAVEEGQEVIVIFAKPLN, encoded by the coding sequence ATGGCAGTTAATATACAAAGTATTCAGTTTCAGCATATCTTATTTGATGTGAATGATAAACCCGTAAAAACGGCAAAAGTACAAATCCAATTTTATAATGTCTATTTAAAATCATGGTTGGCATTCACCGATGATTTGATCGTATCAAGCGGAAAATTAGTGCATGCTTTAAAAATTCCTTCTCGAATTTCTACAACAAACCAAACAATTCGTGTGGTACGCGAAGTTTTAAAATCTGGAGGAACACCTTCTTTCAGAATCATTTCTGCAACTTCACAATCGGGACTTCCAGAAGTAATTGCAACGACATTTACAGCAACCATTGAAGGCGATAGCAAACTCAACATAGATTTCGGAAAAAGCTGGTTGTTAGATCCGAAAGCGTACATTAAAAAAATTGATCATCTTATCATTGCAACGCAAGTTCCTGTATTTGAATTGTCAAACACAATTCGCATCATGGAAGAAGAAAAAGACAATGCCGTTGCACAAGTAACAGGATTGAATACTACGATTACTTCCTTAGCAGACGAACGTGATTCTTTACTCAGTCAGCTTTCCATTGTGCAAAACGATTTTGAAACGAGAAATCAACAAGTAGCCGATTTAAACAACAGTTTGCAAACCATAAGTGCCAATTTGGCAAACGAGCAAGCACTGCGGGAAACATTGGAAGTTGATAAAAACAACTTAGAAGCTGAACTTGCTGCACAACGCGAGCAAATGGAAGGTTTGGAAATGGCAGAAGTTGGCGGCGCTAATTATCAAAACATGTATGACGATTTGCAAGAAGAAGTTTCCAATATTTCCATAGAACGTGACGATTTGCAACTACAAATTTCAGATATTACCATTGAACGTGACGATTTAATACAGCAAGTTTCGGACATTTCTATAGAACGCGATAATCTACAAATACAAGTTTCAGATATTTCTATAGAGCGTGACAATTTGCAAATCCAAGTTTCAAATCTTACGACAGAAAAAGACAATTTAGCACTTGAAAAAGTATCGTTTTTAGCAAGTATTTCACAATTACAAACAGCTGTTCAGCAAGAAAAAGCACGAGTTACGGCAAAAGAAACCGAACTACAAAATCAGCAAACATTAGTAAATAATTTACAGGTTGAAAACGGAAAACTGCAAGAACAATTGGCGGAAGCACAAGATTTTTCTATCACAGATCATCCAAATAAATTATCGGCAAGCAAAGTATACAGCAGCATTGTAAACGATGTTGTGAAAGCAGAAGAAGAATTGGTCAATTCACGATACAAACTGTCTAATATTTCGCTCAACTTAAAAACAACGGTTGAAAAAGGTCCTGAAGGAACCATTTTTGGCTTGCTAGATTATGAATCTGCCAAAGACGTCAACAGTGCCGCAATTAGTGATATCAGTTTGGATATTGTGCCATCGGACACTCTTGCGACAAATGTTTCTCAAAAAATGCCTAATATTTTAGGATTGACGGAAACTGCCGTTCGGAAAGTATTGCTCAACTACGGTTTACAACTGGATGCAGTTTATCACGCTACAGAAGATAAAAACCTCATTGCAGGACAAGCATTTAAACAATCGCCAGCGCCAGATACAGCTGTAGAAGAAGGACAAGAAGTCATAGTAATTTTCGCAAAACCATTAAACTAA